One genomic segment of Bacteroidota bacterium includes these proteins:
- a CDS encoding type I restriction enzyme HsdR N-terminal domain-containing protein, with translation MTRTKNPILVLEAKKESLNPLVGKEQARNYAKSQKVKFIILSNGTLHYLWNIETGNPEQIQVFPTLESIKQYYQFNPDPSKLVSEVVNVDYVVLTQLPNYKQIPEFQDEQKKKDLIFNLKLRFLRYYQVEAIKLFSNQ, from the coding sequence TTGACGAGAACCAAAAACCCAATACTTGTTTTAGAAGCAAAAAAGGAAAGTTTGAATCCACTTGTTGGAAAAGAACAAGCAAGGAATTACGCCAAATCTCAAAAGGTTAAATTCATTATTCTTTCAAACGGAACACTTCACTATTTATGGAATATTGAAACTGGAAACCCTGAACAAATTCAAGTGTTTCCGACATTGGAATCCATCAAACAGTATTATCAGTTTAATCCCGACCCAAGCAAATTAGTTAGTGAAGTTGTAAATGTCGACTATGTTGTTTTAACGCAACTTCCAAACTATAAACAGATTCCTGAGTTTCAAGACGAGCAAAAAAAGAAAGATTTAATCTTCAATTTAAAACTGCGTTTTCTTCGCTATTACCAAGTTGAAGCAATCAAGCTGTTCAGCAATCAGTAA
- a CDS encoding DEAD/DEAH box helicase family protein gives MIVVTTIQSLMVKQQIQNTFSPTDFDLIISDESHRLLGGGK, from the coding sequence TTGATTGTTGTTACCACCATTCAATCATTAATGGTAAAACAACAAATACAAAACACTTTTTCACCGACCGACTTTGATTTAATTATTTCTGATGAATCGCACCGACTATTAGGTGGCGGGAAATAG